In Mastacembelus armatus chromosome 5, fMasArm1.2, whole genome shotgun sequence, a single genomic region encodes these proteins:
- the LOC113129767 gene encoding PAK4-inhibitor inka2-like — MKRKEMLCLRDSGDCIRGHMQYMMRSLQDLKQLRRMCPAARHPLAPISTQLPALARHSALAHACQQRALQREQRTRLRVSDASTASTYDSACCLASPLEEEEEEEEDSSSQLGLSLRLGLGSPSSQKSLDLDSGYSEASWQDEGVVLRRTRNVRVSSSACLRTNRAQSGRIRPKSTSDACLERWTSFEASDPEDWTNSLLTRGRNRQPLVLGDNSFADLIQNWMDLPDCPEPIELKPSSRRTGRGFFVNMRRRLAGFSKSVEDRVMMRSTDSSHVNRTANASKRLSCPAVASQSKVPFFHQSHSGINELDTDFYHFAALMKSGSRQPIICKDIIGYV, encoded by the exons atgaaaagaaaagaaatg CTTTGCTTACGTGACTCAGGCGACTGCATACGGGGGCACATGCAGTATATGATGAGATCACTGCAAGACCTGAAACAACTGCGGAGGATGTGCCCCGCAGCCAGACACCCCCTCGCTCCCATCAGCACCCAGCTCCCAGCGTTAGCACGCCACTCTGCTCTGGCACACGCCTGTCAGCAGCGGGCGCTGCAACGAGAACAGCGCACACGGCTGCGGGTGTCTGACGCCAGCACGGCCAGTACCTACGACTCCGCCTGCTGCCTGGCAAGTccgctggaggaggaggaggaggaggaggaggactcgAGCAGTCAGCTGGGCCTGAGCCTCAGACTGGGCCTCGGTTCTCCCAGCAGTCAGAAGAGTCTGGATCTCGATTCAGGTTACTCTGAAGCGTCGTGGCAGGACGAAGGGGTCGTTCTCAGGAGGACGAGGAATGTGCGGGTGTCCTCTTCAGCCTGCCTCCGCACAAACAGGGCACAGAGTGGACGTATCCGACCTAAATCCACATCTGATGCCTGTCTAGAGAGGTGGACGTCATTTGAGGCCAGTGACCCAGAAGACTGGACAAACTCTTTACTGACCAGGGGACGCAACCGTCAGCCTCTGGTTCTAGGAGACAACAGCTTTGCAGATCTCATACAGAATTGGATGGACTTGCCAGATTGCCCTGAGCCCATTGAGCTAAAGCCAAGTTCAAGACGCACAGGTAGAGGTTTCTTTGTAAACATGAGAAGGAGACTGGCTGGGTTTTCTAAGAGTGTAGAGGACAGAGTGATGATGCGATCCACAGACTCTAGTCACGTTAACAGAACTGCAAATGCTTCGAAACGTCTGTCTTGTCCGGCTGTGGCGTCACAGTCCAAAGTCCCTTTTTTCCACCAGTCCCACTCAGGCATCAATGAGCTGGACACAGACTTTTACCACTTTGCAGCCCTCATGAAATCCGGCAGCCGACAGCCCATAATCTGCAAAGATATCATTGGCTATGTCTGa